The nucleotide window GTCTGGAAGGCAGCACAGGCATCAGGAGAAGCGATGGAAGATATCTTCGGTGCAGGGTTCCAGTTGTATGCGGATTTGTTCCGACTGCCGGGACTTACTGAGGCGCAGATAAAGGTGCGAGAGGTCTGTCTGCTCGTACAACATCGCATTGCCAGCGGACGCCAGCATGTATACAAAGATATTGTCGAGCAGGCATTAGTTTTCACGAAAGAGCATTATGCTGACCCGGACCTTTCCATTCAAAAGGTGTGCGGACATCTGCATATCAGCTCCGGTTATTTTTGCGGCATTTTCAAAAAAGAAGTGCAGCTTACCTTCCTGCAATACCTGATGCAGATCCGAATGGAGGCAGCGCGTGAACTGCTTCGCTCGACAGAGCTAAAGTCGTTTCAGATTGCGGAGCAGGTTGGCTTTGCCGAACCGAATTACTTCAGTTTTTGCTTCAAAAAACATATTGGCGTCTCACCCAAAGAATATCGTAAACAGGCCTCCCAGGCAGCAAGTGAAGGGTCGATTCGATGAAGTTCCTGTTCAGATGGGTGAAGTCCATGGGAGTTCAATTGCGCTCTCGTCTGCGTTCCTCCAGGGTCAGCAGTATTCGGTTTATTATTACGTGGTCCTTCTCCGTCTTCATTGTCTTGGTGCTGACCATCATGGCGATGCTTCTGCATGACAAGTTCACGCAGGCTGCCGAGCGAAGTGCGGAACTGACGACGAGACAGATTGTGGATCAAGTCAGTTATAACCTGGAGGATTACGTCCGCAGTATGTCGCATCTGTACCGTGCCATTGAGGAACACATGCTGCGTGACGGGACATGGGAAGGGGAACAGGTGGACAAACAGCTCGACACACTGCTCAGCAGTCGTGAGGATATCATCTCCATAACTCTGCTCGATTCCAAGGGGCAATTGCTGAAGAACAGACCTACAGCCGAATTGAAAACCAGTGCCCATGTGACACAGCAAGGGTGGTTTCAGTCTGCGCTCCGTGTACCAGATCACCTGAGTTTCTCGTTACCTCATATTCAGAACATGTACACAGGCCCATATAAATGGGTCGTTTCCATGAGCAAAGGTATAACGATACGCCAAAATGGTCAGGATCGGCAGGTCATCCTGCTGGTTGATATCAACTTCAAACAGATGGATGAACTGAGCCGCCGGGTCAGTCTGGGGCAACGGGGATACATCTATATTATCGATGAGAGCGCGGGCAATATCGTGTACCATCCACAGCAGCAATTGATGTATATGGGTCTCAAAAGCGAGAATATCGAACAGGCTTTGGTGGCTTCCGGCAGTTATGAAGATGAAGCAGATGGGCAGAAAAGGCTGAATACCGTGAAGTCGGTTGCCAATATCGGGTGGAAAATCGTTGGTGTCGCCTATCTGGATGAGATTATGACAACCCGTCAGGAAGTGAACGGATATCTCATTCGTGTTCTGGTGGTAGTGCTGGTGCTGGTCATTCTTGTCTCTTTGTTCCTATCCTCCAGTCTGACTCGCCCGATCCGGCGAATGGAACGCAAGATGAAGGCCGTGGAGCGTGGGGATTTCAACGTGGAATTGCCTATTGAAGGGCCGCTGGAGGTGGAACGTCTATCTCGTCGCTTTAATCTGATGGTCAATAAAATTCGCACCCTGATGGATGAGATCATCCATGAACAGGAACAGAAGCGGCGTCTGGAGCTGGAAGCCTTGCAGGCCCAGATCAATCCACATTTTCTATATAATACTCTGAATTCGGTAGTGCGCATGGTTGGCATGAGCCGCAATGAGGAAGTGATTACGATGATCACGTCTCTCTCTCGCCTTTTCCGCATCAGTCTCAGTCAAGGCAAAACGATAATCACAATCAGGGAAGAGCTGGAGCATGCCCAGCATTATTTGACGATTCAGCAGATGAGGTTCAAGCGCAAATTCAACTTTACGATTAAAGCCGATGAGACGCTTCTGGATTGCCTGACATTGAAGCTGGTGCTGCAACCCCTGATTGAGAATGCCATTGTTCATGGCATCGAGTACCATATGGACGAGGGATGTATTGAGATCGATGTCTATCGTGAGGACAACAAGTTGGTGTTTCGCATTACAGATAATGGGGTCGGCATGACGGAAGCACAGATGTCAGGGTTATTAAGTGGCAGTCCGGTTGTTAAAAGCGGTGCAGGATCAGGCGTAGCGGTACGCAACGTACATGATCGAATTCGGCTTTATTACGGGGAGGCATATGGCCTTGAATTTGCAAGTGAGTTGGAAGAAGGCACCACGGTCTGGATGCGGATTCCTGTTCAATCGCAGCAGAAGGAGGGCGAGCCTGATGACGGACAATAAGGTGAATAGGAGCGATATCCCCAGCCACAGAGTTGTAGGGTCATACATTCGTACGTTTTTGAAAAAGGTTGCTGCGAGCTTTCCAGGAATACGGAAACGTCGGTTAGTAACCCTGACAGCCGCAAGCTGCTGTCTGTTCATATGTAGTGCCTGTGGCTCATCGAGTCCCGATGCTACGGCAGTAACGCCACGTATCGCGCTGATTACGCCAGCTGGAACAGGGGAACTTGCGGAAGCCATCCGGCTTGGTGCCGAAGCGGCTGCCAAAGAAAGTGGGGCGGAGCTGATGACCGTGGAGGCATACCCTTCCGACGGTAATGTGTATACGCCATCCATTCCAGACTCCGTTGGTAGTCAGATACAGGCTAAGCAGGCCAATACGGGCCGTGGAACGTTGTCTCGCAGTGCACGGGAGCAGGCCCAGGTGGATGCCGCGGCATTGGCTCTGAAGCAGGGAGCATCAGCTCTATTGGTTGATCCCCTAAGTGAGAAAGCACTTAGTGACATCATTCAGGAGGCACAGACAACAAATTCCGATGGAACCATTGTTCCTGTCATTGTACTTAACGATGAATTTCCCGTGAAAGGTATCACCAGTGTCATCTCTATGGATAATGTGGAGGCTGGACGGCAAGCAGGGCAGGCCATGGCAGAGCTATTGGAAGGACGAGGGTATGTGGCTTTATTGGGTCCCGATCCTCTTAATTCTGGTCTGATTCAGAGAGAGCAGGGGGTTATGGAAGCCTTGGTTCAGTATCCTAATATTCAAGTGGAACCCAAATCGATATGTAATACCAGGGATGGATGTTGGCAGACTGCGAAGCAATTGCTGGATCAGCAGGAGGTGGATGGCTTCATTGCTCTTCAGGAACCGGCTTCTCTGGGAGCAGCCGATGAACTGAATCGACGCAAATCTGCGGATAAGGTAAGAATTGTTGGATTCGGCAGTGAACAACAGCAACTGGAGCAATTGCAAGAAGGGGTCTTTGATCATCTCATCGTCCAGAATGGATACAGTGCAGGTTATCTGGGATTGAATCAAGCCGTTGCGCGGCTGAACAATCAATCGGTGCAGGCGAGAGTGTTACTTGAGACGAAGCTGGTTAGTACCGACAATATGTTCTGGATGGATAACCAGAAGCTGCTGTTTCCTTTTGTTCAATGAACGAGTGCCGGAACGAATGCTGAATGATGAAATTAATCCATTTTCTTAACTTGAGGAAGATTTCGATAAAACAGGTGAAGATATTGTATTCGAATTTAATGTAAACCCTTTCATAATAAAGATATCGGTAAAGCCGAATGAACTTGGGGGAGGTCATTAGGATATGAAGAAAACATGGATGACACTGTTAATTACGGCATGTATGGTTGTGGCGGCGGGTTGTAGTAGCGGTGGAGATAGTGCAGGTGGAAGTACGGGGACAGATACAGGAGGCCAGACAGCAGCCGGTACGGAAACGCCCAAGATTGGTGTCGCTATCTACAAATTCGATGATACGTTCATGACGGGTGTACGTAATGCGATGACTGCAGCAGCGGAAGGCATTGCGACCCTGGATATCGTGGATAGCCAGAATGCACAACCGACCCAGAATGAGAAAGTCGATCTGTTTGTATCCAAGAAATATAATGCAATGGCTGTGAATCCGGTAGACCGCACGGCGGCAGGTGTCATCATTGACAAGGCCAAGGCAGCGAATATTCCAGTGGTGTTCCTCAACCGTGAGCCAGTAGCTGAAGATATGAACAAGTGGGATAAAGTGTACTATGTAGGAGCGAAAGCGGAGGAGTCCGGTACGATCTCTGGACAACTGATTGTGGATTACTGGAAAGCACATCCGGAAGCAGACAAAAATGGCGATGGCAAACTGCAATACGTCATGTTGAAAGGGGAACCGGGTCACCAGGATGCAGAGCTTCGGACCAAATATTCGGTTCAGGCGATCCAGGATGCCGGTATCGAAGTGGAAGCACTGGCGGAAGACACGGCGATGTGGGACCGGGTGAAAGGTCAGGAGAAAATGCAGGCGTTCCTGGCTTCCCATGGTGACAAGATTGAAGCCGTTCTCGCGAATAATGATGACATGGCCTTGGGCGCCATTGAGGCATTGAAAGCAGCCGGATACTTCAAGGATGGCAAATCGATGCCGGTAGTAGGCGTAGATGCAACGGCTCCGGCTATTCAGGCTCTACAGGATGGTACGATGCTCGGTACGGTGCTCAATGATGCCAAGAATCAGGGTGCAGCCACGGTAGCACTGGCTTCCGTACTTGCCAAAGGTGAGACACCAACAAAGGAAAATACCAAATATGACATTACAGATGGTAAATATGTCTGGATTGCCTACAAAAAGATTACAAAAGACAACATTGCCGACGCCCAATAACAGTACGAGACAGGGACGTCCGTCATTCGGGTAGCGTCCCTTTTTTGCCGGTCATATGGAAGGGAGGAACCAAGATGGAGTCACCTTACCTGCTGGAGATGAATGGAGTTTCCAAAGCATTTCCGGGTGTGCAGGCACTAAGTCAGGTCACATTGAAAGTGAAGCCGGGAACGGTTCACGCCTTGATGGGAGAGAATGGAGCGGGGAAATCGACGCTTATGAAATGTCTGTTCGGCATGTATCGTCCAGATGAAGGAACGATACGAATCGAAGGAAAGGATGTGGATATTCCGAATTCCAAAGCGGCACTTCAGCAAGGCATATCCATGATTCATCAGGAGCTGAACCCGGTCCCGCATCGTCCGGTGATGGAGAATATATGGCTGGGTCGTTTTCCGATGAGGGGGATACTGGTGGACGAGAAACGGATGTATACCGATACGCTGGCCCTGTTCAAGGACTTGAACCTGGATATTGATCCGAAGGCTCAGGCGGGAACACTGTCTGTCTCCAAGATTCAATCCATGGAAATCGCCAAGGCCGTCTCTTTTCAATCCAAAGTCATCGTCATGGATGAGCCAACTTCTTCCCTGACAGGCAAGGAAGTGGATCAGCTATTTGCCATTATTAATGAACTGCGCAGTCGCGGCGTATCCATTATCTATATTTCACACAAGATGGAGGAGATCCTGACGATCTCGGATGAAGTGACGATCATGCGTGATGGCTTCGTTGTCGGGACTTGGGATGCCGCTGATTTAACGACAGATCTTATTATTACGCGCATGGTTGGCCGTGATCTGGATGAACGTTTCCCGGAACGGACGAACGTACCCGGTGAAGTGATATTGAAAGCCGAGGGTCTGACATCGAACCAGTCCAAATCGTTTCGTGATGTATCCTTTGAGCTGCGAAAAGGTGAAGTGCTCGGTATTGGTGGCCTGGTTGGAGCACAGCGGACAGAACTGATGGAGTCCTTGTTCGGACTGCGCGGACTCGCTTCAGGTACCATTTCGATTCATGGGCGCAAGGTGAAAATTAACTCTCCCGCAGCAGCGAAACGTCATAACATTGCGTTGCTCACGGAAGAACGAAGGGTCACGGGAATTTTCCCAGTGTTGTCAGTGTATGAGAATACGATCATTGCGAGTCTGGGGCGCTACCGAAATCGCGTGGGCTTGCTGGACGAGAAAAAGGGCCGCGAAGAGGCACGTGAGCAGACGCAGAAGTTCAGAACCAAAACGCCTTCAGTTAACACGCTAATTCGCAACCTGTCTGGTGGTAATCAACAAAAAGTTCTACTAGCTCGCTGGTTGCTGACCGACCCGGAGATACTTCTGCTGGATGAACCGACACGTGGCATCGATGTAGGAGCCAAATTCGAGATTTACACCATTATTATGGAACTGGCTCGTCAGGGCAAAAGCATTATCATGATCAGCTCAGAGATGCCAGAACTGCTGGGCATGTCGGATCGCATTATGGTGATGAGCGAAGGGCGTCTCACTGGAATCGTGGACGGAGCCGAGGCAACCGAGCAGAATATTATGAGGCTGGCCGCGCAGCAACGGATGGCTTAGTCAGGAGGGAAACAGATGAACACACAGATGATCAATCAAGTAAAACAATATGTCACACAGCGCGCAATCTTTATCGTATTGATTCTGCTCATCATTGGTATTGCGATTGCCGATCCGAATTTTCTTGCCTTCTCCACACTGCGGGACATCTTACAGCAGTCCTCCACACGGGCCATTATTGCGCTCGGTGCAGCCTTTATCCTCGTCACGGGCGGGGTCGATCTGTCCGCTGGACGGGTGGTTGGTCTAACGGCTGTTGTATCGGCATCGATGTTGCAAATTGATGAATATGCAAATCGCTTCTTCCCCGATCTGCCCCAGTTATGGGTGGGTCTGCCGATCCTTGTGGGGATTACCGCAGGTCTATTCGTGGGATTGGTAAATGGACTCATTGTCGCCAAATTACATGTGCCACCTTTTATCGCAACGCTGGGTACAATGGTAGCCGTGTATGGATTGAACTCCATTTATTTTGATACGGAACCCAACCAATCGCAGCCGATCGGAGGATTGAGACCCGACTTCACTGTCATTGGCTCTGGCTACATTGATCTGGGCGGGGGTTATTCCATCCCTTATATCGTCCTCATTGCGATTGCGGTGGCATTAATCTGCTGGGTGATCTTTAACAAAACACGTCTCGGCAAAAACATGTACGCGATCGGCGGCAACATTCAGGCAGCGCATGTATCCGGGATTCATGTAGCACGCAACCTGGTTGCCCTGTATGCCATTGCGGGTGCATTGTATGGTCTGGGTGGTGTGCTTGAGGCAGCACGAACAGGCGGAGCAACAAACAATTACGGTAACATGTATGAGCTGGATGCGATTGCCGCATGTGTGGTAGGTGGTGTATCAACGGCTGGAGGTATTGGGACTGTGCCTGGAGTTATGGCAGGTGTACTGATCTTCGGGGTCATCAACTATGGCCTGACGTTTATCGGTGTAAGTCCATACTGGCAGCTGATTATCAAAGGATTGATCATTGTTGCTGCGGTGGCTTTTGATATCCGTAAGTATATGGCAAAGAAATAAGATGAGCCAAAAAAGGTTACACCAGTCACTCCGATGACAGAACAACCTTCTGATCGCTGTTATCCCCAGATTTTCCCTTCTAAAGAAGTGAAAATCTGGGGATAGCATATGCTTCCGATGCAGCTTTCTTTCAGAAAGCTTTTAGGCGAACGCTCCGCTTCTTCAGGTTATTTCTGTCTTCTACGTTATCGTGTAAATAATTTGTTCATCTTATATGGAAAAGCAGCAAAGAAGCCAGCCCTCGGGATATAGAGAGCTGGCTTTAATTGTTTAACCATTGACCATCCAATCGATAACGGGGATAAATAGCCCAATAATGCAAAAGAGCAACATGAATCCGGCGACGTTATAAGATACACTTGTGCCAAAATGTGCACGATATTTTTTGGCAATTAAGAAGGTCGGAATCCAGAAAAGGGCTGCTACCACAAAAGGAATGTGAAGTCCCTGAGTTCCGTTGCTATAGATAGGCATGTTTATTAAGTTGAACAGGTAATGGCTGATCATAAAATTTGTTTTGCCCCATT belongs to Paenibacillus sp. FSL H8-0079 and includes:
- a CDS encoding sensor histidine kinase, producing MGVQLRSRLRSSRVSSIRFIITWSFSVFIVLVLTIMAMLLHDKFTQAAERSAELTTRQIVDQVSYNLEDYVRSMSHLYRAIEEHMLRDGTWEGEQVDKQLDTLLSSREDIISITLLDSKGQLLKNRPTAELKTSAHVTQQGWFQSALRVPDHLSFSLPHIQNMYTGPYKWVVSMSKGITIRQNGQDRQVILLVDINFKQMDELSRRVSLGQRGYIYIIDESAGNIVYHPQQQLMYMGLKSENIEQALVASGSYEDEADGQKRLNTVKSVANIGWKIVGVAYLDEIMTTRQEVNGYLIRVLVVVLVLVILVSLFLSSSLTRPIRRMERKMKAVERGDFNVELPIEGPLEVERLSRRFNLMVNKIRTLMDEIIHEQEQKRRLELEALQAQINPHFLYNTLNSVVRMVGMSRNEEVITMITSLSRLFRISLSQGKTIITIREELEHAQHYLTIQQMRFKRKFNFTIKADETLLDCLTLKLVLQPLIENAIVHGIEYHMDEGCIEIDVYREDNKLVFRITDNGVGMTEAQMSGLLSGSPVVKSGAGSGVAVRNVHDRIRLYYGEAYGLEFASELEEGTTVWMRIPVQSQQKEGEPDDGQ
- a CDS encoding substrate-binding domain-containing protein codes for the protein MTDNKVNRSDIPSHRVVGSYIRTFLKKVAASFPGIRKRRLVTLTAASCCLFICSACGSSSPDATAVTPRIALITPAGTGELAEAIRLGAEAAAKESGAELMTVEAYPSDGNVYTPSIPDSVGSQIQAKQANTGRGTLSRSAREQAQVDAAALALKQGASALLVDPLSEKALSDIIQEAQTTNSDGTIVPVIVLNDEFPVKGITSVISMDNVEAGRQAGQAMAELLEGRGYVALLGPDPLNSGLIQREQGVMEALVQYPNIQVEPKSICNTRDGCWQTAKQLLDQQEVDGFIALQEPASLGAADELNRRKSADKVRIVGFGSEQQQLEQLQEGVFDHLIVQNGYSAGYLGLNQAVARLNNQSVQARVLLETKLVSTDNMFWMDNQKLLFPFVQ
- a CDS encoding galactose ABC transporter substrate-binding protein, which produces MKKTWMTLLITACMVVAAGCSSGGDSAGGSTGTDTGGQTAAGTETPKIGVAIYKFDDTFMTGVRNAMTAAAEGIATLDIVDSQNAQPTQNEKVDLFVSKKYNAMAVNPVDRTAAGVIIDKAKAANIPVVFLNREPVAEDMNKWDKVYYVGAKAEESGTISGQLIVDYWKAHPEADKNGDGKLQYVMLKGEPGHQDAELRTKYSVQAIQDAGIEVEALAEDTAMWDRVKGQEKMQAFLASHGDKIEAVLANNDDMALGAIEALKAAGYFKDGKSMPVVGVDATAPAIQALQDGTMLGTVLNDAKNQGAATVALASVLAKGETPTKENTKYDITDGKYVWIAYKKITKDNIADAQ
- a CDS encoding sugar ABC transporter ATP-binding protein: MESPYLLEMNGVSKAFPGVQALSQVTLKVKPGTVHALMGENGAGKSTLMKCLFGMYRPDEGTIRIEGKDVDIPNSKAALQQGISMIHQELNPVPHRPVMENIWLGRFPMRGILVDEKRMYTDTLALFKDLNLDIDPKAQAGTLSVSKIQSMEIAKAVSFQSKVIVMDEPTSSLTGKEVDQLFAIINELRSRGVSIIYISHKMEEILTISDEVTIMRDGFVVGTWDAADLTTDLIITRMVGRDLDERFPERTNVPGEVILKAEGLTSNQSKSFRDVSFELRKGEVLGIGGLVGAQRTELMESLFGLRGLASGTISIHGRKVKINSPAAAKRHNIALLTEERRVTGIFPVLSVYENTIIASLGRYRNRVGLLDEKKGREEAREQTQKFRTKTPSVNTLIRNLSGGNQQKVLLARWLLTDPEILLLDEPTRGIDVGAKFEIYTIIMELARQGKSIIMISSEMPELLGMSDRIMVMSEGRLTGIVDGAEATEQNIMRLAAQQRMA
- the mglC gene encoding galactose/methyl galactoside ABC transporter permease MglC — protein: MNTQMINQVKQYVTQRAIFIVLILLIIGIAIADPNFLAFSTLRDILQQSSTRAIIALGAAFILVTGGVDLSAGRVVGLTAVVSASMLQIDEYANRFFPDLPQLWVGLPILVGITAGLFVGLVNGLIVAKLHVPPFIATLGTMVAVYGLNSIYFDTEPNQSQPIGGLRPDFTVIGSGYIDLGGGYSIPYIVLIAIAVALICWVIFNKTRLGKNMYAIGGNIQAAHVSGIHVARNLVALYAIAGALYGLGGVLEAARTGGATNNYGNMYELDAIAACVVGGVSTAGGIGTVPGVMAGVLIFGVINYGLTFIGVSPYWQLIIKGLIIVAAVAFDIRKYMAKK